GCCGCCGGCGGGGTCGGCTCGATCCTCACGCAACTGGCCAGCAAACTCACCGGCCTCAGCGTGATTGGCAGCGCCTCGCGCCCGCAAACCCAGGACTGGGTCCGTGAGCTAGGTGCCGATAACGTCGTCGATCACAGCCAGCCGCTGGCCGCCGCACTCAAGGCCCAGGGCATCGAGCAGGTCACCCACGTGGCCAGCCTGACCCAGACCGACCAGCACCTTGATCAACTGGTCGAAGCCCTGGCACCGCAAGGCAAACTGGCGCTGATCGATGATCCCAAACAGCTGGACGTGACCAAACTCAAGCGCAAGAGCCTGTCGCTGCACTGGGAGTTCATGTACACCCGCTCGCTGTTCGAAACCGCCGACATGCTCGAACAGCACAAGCTGCTCAACCGGGTGGCCGAACTGATCGACAGCGGCACGCTGAAAACCACCCTCGGCGAGCACTTCGGCACCATCAATGCCGCCAACCTGCGCCGCGCCCATGCCCTGCTGGAAAGCGGTGCGGCCAAGGGCAAGATCGTCCTCGAAGGCTTCTGAAAAGGCGCGCCCACCTCGTTTACGGGGTGGGCGCGACCGTCAGTCCGACAACTGACCCAGGTCATTCCGCTGCCCGTGGCCGGCGCTACAATGCATCAGCCAACGCCAACCTCAGGTATGCAGATATGAATATCCAGGTCAGTGCATCAGCAAAAAAGCCCGGCTGCCCC
This portion of the Pseudomonas sp. SORT22 genome encodes:
- a CDS encoding zinc-binding alcohol dehydrogenase family protein; this encodes MKAIAYYHSLPISDAAALQDIELPAPEPGPRDLLVEVRAISVNPVDTKVRQNVQPEAGAAKVLGWDVAGVVKAVGSEVSLFQPGDKVYYAGSIARAGGNSELHVVDERIVGHMPKTLGFAEAAALPLTAITAWELLFERLQIAEGQQDLGQSLLIVGAAGGVGSILTQLASKLTGLSVIGSASRPQTQDWVRELGADNVVDHSQPLAAALKAQGIEQVTHVASLTQTDQHLDQLVEALAPQGKLALIDDPKQLDVTKLKRKSLSLHWEFMYTRSLFETADMLEQHKLLNRVAELIDSGTLKTTLGEHFGTINAANLRRAHALLESGAAKGKIVLEGF